In one Antennarius striatus isolate MH-2024 chromosome 1, ASM4005453v1, whole genome shotgun sequence genomic region, the following are encoded:
- the irx6a gene encoding Iroquois homeobox protein 6a, translating to MVTKEAAMSFSQFGYPYNATSQFFVSANPSTTCCDSISRSVSDGTGGSQTAAASFCCPSYENRLLASSRTELNAALGVYSSPYAAAAAASQNYANYFPYSTDPSAIYSTLNPQYDIKDSTGTLHSGITQTAAYYPYDHSLGQYQYDRYGTVDFNGTARRKNATRETTSTLKTWLYEHRKNPYPTKGEKIMLAIITKMTLTQVSTWFANARRRLKKENKMTWSPKNKASDDRKDELNKSVQDCVTKDSSDYKEEKDLHLSDLEDMDEDDCDKLDSDCEKVAVGEQDLQRAMAVSIVPQKRDCTSDLNLNLTNSFHALPCTIKNVTTLPPLPSNFLDPVVSKAPSSIGLTGTPTLSHFDTSDKPRIWSLARTAASGVIMSSQQHGLELRTGTSSGDCRLQSTRLTGTSTGQCGGMRGLVESVSVTNTESPFPEGTSLNSKVYGAGSYSQKDLQLHCSSYSALPDTFQFSTIEGFSDGKAGTQSSDLREASGTMQDDKVTAFRPVMKR from the exons ATGGTAACAAAAGAAGCAGCTATGTCTTTCTCACAATTTGGATACCCTTACAATGCAACTTCACAG TTTTTCGTGTCGGCAAACCCCAGTACGACTTGCTGCGATTCGATTTCCAGGTCGGTCTCTGACGGGACAGGCGGCTCCCAGACCGCCGCTGCCTCCTTCTGCTGCCCGTCATACGAGAATCGGCTCCTGGCGAGCAGCCGGACGGAGCTGAACGCAGCGCTGGGGGTGTACAGCTCTCCGTACGctgcagccgccgccgccagccAGAACTACGCCAACTACTTCCCTTACAGCACAGACCCGTCCGCTATCTACTCCACTCTG AATCCACAGTATGACATTAAGGACAGTACAGGCACTTTACACTCTGGCATCACTCAGACTGCTGCGTACTATCCCTATGACCACTCGCTGGGACAGTATCAATATGACAG ATATGGGACAGTAGATTTTAATGGCACGGCTAGGAGGAAGAACGCAACTCGTGAAACCACCAGCACACTAAAAACATGGTTGTATGAGCACCGCAAGAACCCCTACCCCACCAAGGGAGAGAAGATCATGTTGGCCATCATAACCAAAATGACTCTTACCCAAGTGTCCACCTGGTTTGCCAATGCCCGGAGGAGgctaaagaaggaaaacaagatGACCTGGTCACCAAAGAATAAGGCCAGTGATGACAGGAAGGATGAGCTTAACAAGAGTGTACAGGACTGTGTCACCAAAG ATTCTAGTGATTACAAGGAGGAAAAGGATTTGCATCTCAGTGATCTGGAGGATATGGATGAGGATGACTGTGACAAGCTGGACAGTGACTGTGAAAAGGTAGCTGTAGGTGAGCAGGACCTCCAGAGAGCCATGGCTGTGTCGATCGTCCCTCAAAAGAGAGACTGTACTTCTGACCTGAACCTGAATTTAACTAACAGCTTCCATGCTCTCCCCTGCACTATCAAAAATGTCACTACCCTCCCTCCACTTCCATCCAACTTTCTGGATCCTGTAGTGTCCAAGGCACCCTCGTCAATCGGCCTCACAGGTACGCCGACCCTGTCGCACTTTGACACATCAGATAAGCCTCGGATTTGGTCTCTGGCTCGTACAGCAGCGTCTGGAGTCATAATGAGCTCTCAGCAGCATGGCTTGGAGCTGAGGACAGGTACCTCAAGTGGAGACTGCCGGCTCCAGAGCACCAGGCTCACCGGGACTTCAACTGGACAGTGTGGGGGCATGAGAGGCCTCGTTGAATCTGTCAGTGTTACCAATACTGAGAGCCCCTTCCCTGAGGGCACATCATTGAATTCGAAGGTCTACGGCGCTGGCAGCTACAGTCAAAAGGACCTTCAACTGCATTGTTCATCCTATTCTGCACTCCCAGACACGTTTCAGTTCTCCACTATTGAAG GATTCTCTGATGGCAAAGCAGGCACACAGTCATCTGACCTCCGTGAAGCCTCTGGGACCATGCAGGATGACAAGGTCACTGCATTCAGACCCGTAATGAAGAGATGA